A stretch of the Bradyrhizobium arachidis genome encodes the following:
- the nodB gene encoding chitooligosaccharide deacetylase NodB, whose translation MKDANFAFDARSKRPEDTVGCGVYLTFDDGPNSYCTPDILDVLAEFRAPATFCVVGTYAANEPGLIRRMVAEGHEVANHTMTHPDLSRCEPDEVQYEILAASSAIRCACPQASVRHVRAPYGIWTEEVLAMSAKAGLAALHWSVDPRDWSCPGVDAIVDVVLTSVRPGAIVLLHDGCPPDELGRGIHADLRKQTLKALPKLIPALRDRGFAICPLPQLH comes from the coding sequence GTGAAAGACGCCAATTTCGCATTCGATGCGCGCAGCAAGCGCCCCGAGGATACGGTCGGCTGCGGTGTCTATTTGACGTTTGATGACGGGCCTAATTCCTATTGTACGCCGGATATTCTCGATGTGCTGGCGGAATTTCGCGCACCGGCAACGTTCTGCGTAGTTGGCACGTACGCGGCGAATGAGCCGGGGCTGATCCGACGGATGGTCGCGGAGGGGCACGAGGTCGCAAATCACACGATGACGCATCCGGACCTATCCAGATGCGAACCAGATGAAGTGCAATACGAGATACTAGCAGCGAGTAGCGCTATCAGATGTGCGTGCCCGCAAGCCTCGGTGCGACACGTGCGTGCGCCTTATGGCATCTGGACCGAAGAAGTGCTGGCGATGTCAGCGAAGGCCGGCCTGGCTGCTCTCCACTGGTCAGTCGACCCGCGCGACTGGTCCTGCCCCGGCGTCGATGCGATCGTCGATGTAGTGCTAACATCCGTCCGCCCCGGTGCAATTGTGCTGCTGCACGATGGATGCCCCCCTGATGAGTTGGGACGGGGCATTCATGCCGATCTGCGCAAGCAGACCCTGAAGGCGCTCCCCAAACTTATTCCAGCCCTGCGGGATCGCGGATTTGCGATCTGCCCGCTTCCCCAACTTCACTGA
- the nodU gene encoding nodulation protein NodU, with product MRICGIKLTHDGSVALVEDGRLVFCIEQEKRDNNRRYQTIENLDTVVLALAEHGLAPRDIDHFVIDGWDGEVESEFQVMSGSDRLTLKGAPYVERPEGLLSSHAGSGLALDGKSFSYRSYAHVTGHVVSAYCTSPFAKAGEPAFCLVWDGCIFPRLYHVGPGGGRFLECLFPMIGHAYAVAGHHFGPYRQPNRTNWDLGVAGKLMAYIGLGAPDEDIITVFSSLYEKHFAADTESARHYRENISNGEASLAATHDFFAESALRLEAKRAEDILASFHVFLERLLVREMGLALLRHSYFPGPRNLCIAGGCGLNIKWNSALRATGLFDAVWVPPFPNDSGSAIGAACSAMVADKGFVPLEWSVYSGPALRSDDASAEWDATPCSIRELAALLASNKPVVFLAGRAELGPRALGGRSILAAATSPGMKDYLNDIKFREHFRPVAPICLEDRAPDIFDPGTPDPYMLFDHQTRPEWRDRIPAVVHLDGSARLQTISRTSQHTVAELLIEYEKLTGIPLLCNTSANHHGRGFFPDVAAACEWGRVEHVWCEGLLWTKTLATKVPSSERQAEMDTCRA from the coding sequence ATGCGCATTTGTGGCATCAAGCTGACGCATGACGGGTCCGTCGCTCTTGTGGAGGATGGACGTCTGGTGTTTTGCATCGAGCAGGAGAAACGCGACAACAATCGGCGGTATCAGACCATCGAGAATCTCGACACGGTTGTTCTTGCCTTGGCGGAACATGGACTAGCTCCCAGGGATATCGATCATTTCGTCATCGACGGCTGGGATGGCGAAGTCGAATCGGAATTCCAGGTCATGAGTGGGTCGGATCGTCTCACTCTCAAAGGTGCGCCGTATGTGGAACGTCCCGAGGGACTTCTCTCTTCACACGCAGGCTCTGGTCTTGCGCTTGACGGCAAGAGCTTCTCTTACAGAAGCTATGCACACGTCACAGGCCACGTTGTCTCCGCATACTGCACTAGCCCTTTTGCGAAAGCGGGAGAGCCAGCCTTCTGCCTCGTGTGGGACGGCTGCATCTTTCCACGGCTCTATCATGTAGGACCTGGTGGCGGCCGCTTCCTGGAATGCCTATTCCCAATGATAGGCCATGCCTATGCTGTCGCGGGCCATCACTTCGGGCCGTACCGGCAGCCTAACCGAACCAATTGGGACTTGGGTGTCGCGGGCAAGCTGATGGCCTATATCGGTCTGGGTGCGCCTGATGAAGACATCATAACCGTGTTTAGCAGCCTCTATGAGAAGCACTTTGCGGCGGACACGGAGTCCGCTCGGCATTACCGTGAAAACATAAGTAACGGCGAGGCGTCACTGGCGGCTACACACGACTTCTTCGCGGAAAGCGCACTTCGATTAGAGGCCAAGCGAGCCGAAGATATCCTTGCATCGTTTCATGTTTTCCTTGAGCGCCTCCTCGTGCGGGAGATGGGACTTGCTTTGCTGCGGCATTCGTACTTTCCGGGGCCGCGCAATCTATGCATAGCCGGGGGTTGCGGACTTAACATCAAATGGAACAGTGCGTTACGTGCGACCGGTCTGTTCGATGCTGTATGGGTGCCGCCGTTTCCGAACGACAGTGGCTCCGCAATCGGCGCCGCTTGCTCAGCAATGGTGGCGGACAAGGGCTTTGTGCCATTAGAGTGGTCGGTCTATAGCGGCCCGGCCCTCAGAAGCGACGATGCATCAGCGGAATGGGACGCCACACCGTGCAGCATAAGGGAGCTTGCCGCGCTCCTTGCAAGCAATAAGCCCGTGGTGTTTCTCGCTGGTCGCGCCGAACTTGGACCACGCGCCTTGGGTGGCAGAAGCATTCTTGCCGCTGCGACTTCGCCGGGAATGAAGGACTATCTCAACGACATCAAATTTCGCGAACATTTCCGCCCTGTTGCGCCAATATGCCTGGAGGACCGAGCGCCGGACATTTTCGATCCTGGAACGCCGGACCCTTACATGCTCTTCGATCATCAGACGCGGCCGGAATGGCGAGACAGGATCCCGGCCGTTGTGCACCTTGACGGATCTGCACGACTGCAGACGATTAGCAGAACATCCCAGCATACGGTTGCTGAGCTGCTCATTGAATATGAAAAACTCACGGGCATTCCGCTGCTTTGCAATACCAGCGCTAACCACCATGGACGTGGCTTCTTCCCCGATGTCGCAGCTGCCTGCGAATGGGGACGCGTCGAACACGTCTGGTGCGAGGGTCTACTCTGGACCAAAACGCTCGCAACGAAAGTGCCGTCGTCCGAACGACAAGCTGAGATGGACACATGTCGAGCGTAG
- the nodS gene encoding nodulation methyltransferase NodS codes for MKLDETRASLERELAADDPWRLDGNPFERERHAQMLRLSLSNGAIRNALEVGCAAGAFTEKLAPHCERLTVVDVAPRAIARASLRTKQWSHVTWLVSDIEQFWRAEPFDLIVVAEVLYYLRDVAEMRRAVGNLMRMLAPNGHLVFGSARDATCRGWGHAAGAETIIAMLSETLVEVERVQCQGESANEDCLLACFRNSNRSSLPFKNQS; via the coding sequence ATGAAGTTGGATGAGACTCGCGCATCGTTGGAGCGAGAGCTGGCTGCCGATGATCCATGGCGACTGGACGGCAATCCGTTCGAGCGTGAGCGCCACGCACAAATGCTGCGACTTTCGCTTTCCAATGGCGCCATCAGGAATGCGCTCGAAGTCGGATGCGCTGCCGGCGCGTTCACGGAAAAGCTGGCGCCTCACTGCGAACGACTTACAGTTGTCGATGTCGCGCCGCGAGCGATCGCTCGGGCAAGTCTCCGGACGAAGCAATGGTCGCACGTCACATGGCTTGTCTCCGACATCGAACAGTTCTGGAGAGCGGAGCCGTTCGATTTGATCGTGGTGGCCGAAGTGCTCTACTACCTCCGCGATGTCGCCGAGATGCGTAGGGCCGTCGGCAATTTGATGCGCATGCTTGCGCCGAATGGTCATCTGGTTTTCGGATCAGCGCGTGATGCCACTTGCCGGGGCTGGGGGCATGCTGCCGGCGCGGAGACGATCATCGCGATGTTGAGCGAGACATTGGTCGAGGTCGAGCGGGTGCAATGCCAAGGTGAGTCGGCCAACGAAGACTGTTTGCTCGCGTGTTTTCGGAATTCGAACCGGTCTTCGCTTCCATTCAAAAACCAATCTTAG
- the nodC gene encoding chitooligosaccharide synthase NodC, whose product MNLIDTASTVIVSSYALLSAVYKTAQAFHASPTHTPSVSTHAVRPEAAPSVDVIVPCFNEDPRTLSACLKSIAGQDYVGQLRVYVVDDGSWNREDVAPVHREFARDPRFNFILLPKNVGKRKAQIAAIRCSFGDLVLNVDSDTILASDMVGKLALRMQDAEIGAAMGQLTASNRNATWLTGLIDMEYWLACNEERAAQARFGAVMCCCGPCAMYRRSALDLLLDQYEAQYFRGKPSDFGEDRHLTILMLKAGFRTEYVSDAYAATLVPDGLGPYLRQQLRWARSTFRDTLLALRLLPGLDPYLTLDVIGQNLGPLLLAFSVITGMAQVAVTGTVPWWTVLMIASMTMVRCAVAAFRARQLRFLAFSLHTPINIFLLLPVKAYALCTLSNSDWLSRKPAKSLGPGGEQALKQSQQPQSDPAMPARKRDGSRRPSGGDAAALAAASDGAD is encoded by the coding sequence ATGAATCTGATTGACACAGCTAGCACTGTTATCGTTTCGTCTTATGCGCTGCTCTCAGCGGTCTACAAGACCGCGCAGGCGTTCCATGCCTCGCCGACACACACACCTTCGGTGTCGACACATGCCGTCCGCCCTGAAGCCGCGCCGAGCGTGGATGTGATCGTACCATGCTTCAACGAGGACCCGCGCACGCTGTCGGCGTGTCTAAAATCCATCGCAGGCCAAGACTACGTCGGACAGCTGCGCGTCTATGTGGTCGATGACGGCTCTTGGAATCGCGAGGATGTGGCGCCTGTCCATCGGGAGTTTGCGCGTGACCCGAGATTCAACTTCATTCTGCTTCCAAAAAATGTTGGCAAGCGGAAGGCGCAGATTGCCGCGATCCGCTGCTCGTTCGGAGATCTAGTGCTCAACGTCGATTCGGACACAATACTCGCGAGCGATATGGTCGGGAAGCTTGCGCTGAGAATGCAAGATGCCGAAATCGGTGCTGCCATGGGGCAGCTGACGGCGAGCAATCGGAACGCCACTTGGCTAACTGGCTTGATCGACATGGAGTACTGGTTGGCGTGCAATGAAGAGCGAGCAGCTCAAGCGCGTTTCGGCGCGGTCATGTGTTGCTGCGGCCCATGCGCTATGTACCGACGATCCGCCCTCGATTTGCTGCTGGATCAATACGAAGCGCAATACTTTCGAGGAAAGCCAAGCGATTTCGGCGAGGATCGTCATCTCACGATCCTTATGCTGAAAGCAGGATTTCGAACTGAGTACGTTTCCGACGCCTACGCCGCGACGCTCGTTCCGGATGGGTTAGGCCCCTATCTGCGCCAACAGCTTCGCTGGGCCCGGAGCACGTTCCGAGACACGCTGCTTGCGTTGCGCCTTTTGCCAGGTCTCGACCCATACCTGACACTAGATGTTATCGGGCAGAACCTCGGACCGCTTCTTCTGGCGTTTTCGGTTATAACGGGCATGGCGCAGGTCGCAGTCACGGGTACGGTGCCATGGTGGACAGTTCTGATGATCGCATCAATGACCATGGTGCGATGCGCCGTAGCGGCCTTTCGTGCTCGTCAACTTCGGTTTCTCGCGTTTTCCCTGCACACGCCCATCAATATCTTTCTGCTACTTCCAGTGAAAGCATATGCCTTGTGTACGTTAAGCAATAGCGATTGGCTCTCACGCAAGCCGGCCAAGAGCCTCGGCCCCGGCGGAGAACAGGCGCTCAAGCAGAGCCAGCAGCCTCAATCAGACCCAGCGATGCCGGCCCGCAAGCGGGATGGTTCGCGCCGTCCTTCTGGCGGTGACGCGGCCGCGCTTGCAGCGGCGAGTGACGGTGCGGACTGA